The following coding sequences lie in one Panicum virgatum strain AP13 chromosome 6N, P.virgatum_v5, whole genome shotgun sequence genomic window:
- the LOC120679055 gene encoding glycine-rich protein DOT1-like isoform X1, with the protein MAGRDGPPPSAADDLPDLVAEAHAAQLQFVSSLPAAGHGGHGGGARGSTLGLGDGGRGSTRGRGSHGTGRGRAQGGGPGQGDGQPLGRGRPVPGDVQGDGPPLGSSRAGQPSGHGDDAQHAAAGDPNHPFRASRPATTNQTKKKMNESDSMDWNDEYIALVWRQDLSEQGSAAK; encoded by the exons ATGGCCGGGCGAGATGGTCCTCCGCCAAGCGCCGCCGACGATTTGCCCGACCTCGTCGCCGAAGCCCACGCCGCGCAGCTCCAGTTCGTTTCCTCCCTTCccgcggccggccatggcggccatggaggcggcGCCCGTGGGTCCACCCTCGGTttgggcgacggcggccgtggATCTACCAGAGGCAGGGGCAGCCATGGCACCGGACGCGGGCGAGCCCAGGGAGGCGGCCCTGGCCAAGGGGATGGGCAGCCGCTGGGTAGGGGACGCCCTGTCCCTGGTGACGTTCAAGGCGACGGCCCTCCGTTGGGTAGCAGCCGCGCTGGCCAGCCTTCCGGCCATGGGGACGATGcccagcacgccgccgccggcgacccaaaCCATCCGTTCCGCGCATCGCGTCCTGCAACGACCAATCAaaccaaaaagaaaatgaaTGAG AGTGACTCAATGGATTGGAACGACGAGTATATTGCCCTTGTTT GGAGACAGGATCTGAG TGAGCAGGGTTCAGCAGCAAAGTGA
- the LOC120679055 gene encoding glycine-rich protein DOT1-like isoform X2: MAGRDGPPPSAADDLPDLVAEAHAAQLQFVSSLPAAGHGGHGGGARGSTLGLGDGGRGSTRGRGSHGTGRGRAQGGGPGQGDGQPLGRGRPVPGDVQGDGPPLGSSRAGQPSGHGDDAQHAAAGDPNHPFRASRPATTNQTKKKMNEVVEFGYNFRETGSE; the protein is encoded by the exons ATGGCCGGGCGAGATGGTCCTCCGCCAAGCGCCGCCGACGATTTGCCCGACCTCGTCGCCGAAGCCCACGCCGCGCAGCTCCAGTTCGTTTCCTCCCTTCccgcggccggccatggcggccatggaggcggcGCCCGTGGGTCCACCCTCGGTttgggcgacggcggccgtggATCTACCAGAGGCAGGGGCAGCCATGGCACCGGACGCGGGCGAGCCCAGGGAGGCGGCCCTGGCCAAGGGGATGGGCAGCCGCTGGGTAGGGGACGCCCTGTCCCTGGTGACGTTCAAGGCGACGGCCCTCCGTTGGGTAGCAGCCGCGCTGGCCAGCCTTCCGGCCATGGGGACGATGcccagcacgccgccgccggcgacccaaaCCATCCGTTCCGCGCATCGCGTCCTGCAACGACCAATCAaaccaaaaagaaaatgaaTGAG GTTGTTGAATTCGGTTATAATTTCAGGGAGACAGGATCTGAG TGA
- the LOC120677426 gene encoding tryptophan decarboxylase 1-like, which yields MGSIDANPAAFEAFAVDGFQPLNADDVRSYLHKSVDFIYDYYKSVESLPVLPAVEPGYLRRQLQPAPPTSSAPFDVVMKEVREAVVPGMTHWASPNFFAFFPSTNSAAAIAGELIASAMNTVGFTWQANPAATEMEVLALDWLAQLLRLPASFMNRSTGGAARGTGGGVILGTTSEAMLVTLVSARDAALRRVGSDGVAGITRLTVYAADQTHSTFFKACRLAGFDPANIKSIPTGADTDYALDPTKLLEIMQADVDAGLVPTYICATVGTTSSNAVDPVGAIADVAARFSAWVHIDAAYAGSACICPEFRHHLAGVERVDSISMSPHKWLMTCLDCTCLWVRDTHRLTGSLETNPEYLKNDASESGTVTDLKDMQVGVGRRFRGLKLWMVMRTYGAAKLQEHIRSDVAMAKMFEDAVRADDRFEVVVPRNFALVCFRIKPQGAMTEEDADAANRELMERLNRTGKAYLAHTAIGGKFVLRFAVGSSLQEERHVRSAWELIKKTTAEIINKGEVDSRY from the coding sequence ATGGGCAGCATTGACGCCAACCCCGCCGCCTTCGAGGCGTTCGCCGTCGACGGCTTCCAGCCGCTCAACGCCGACGACGTCCGCTCCTACCTCCACAAGTCCGTCGACTTCATCTACGACTACTACAAGTCCGTGGAGTCCCTGCCCGTGCTCCCGGCCGTCGAGCCGGGGTACCTGCGCCGCCAGCTGCAGCCCGCGCCGCCCACCTCATCGGCGCCCTTCGACGTCGTCATGAAGGAGGTCCGCGAGGCCGTGGTCCCGGGGATGACGCACTGGGCCAGCCCCAACTTCTTCGCCTTCTTCCCCTCCACCAACAGCGCAGCCGCCATCGCCGGGGAGCTCATCGCCTCCGCCATGAACACCGTCGGCTTCACCTGGCAGGCCaaccccgccgccaccgagaTGGAGGTGCTCGCGCTCGACTGGCTCGCGCAGCTCCTGCgcctgccggcgagcttcatgaaccgcagcaccggcggcgccgcccgcggcaCCGGGGGCGGCGTCATCCTCGGCACCACCAGCGAGGCCATGCTCGTCACGCTCGTCTCGGCGCGCgacgccgccctgcgccgcgtcGGCTCCGACGGCGTCGCCGGGATCACCAGGCTCACCGTGTACGCCGCCGACCAGACGCACTCCACCTTCTTCAAGGCCTGCCGCCTCGCCGGCTTCGACCCGGCCAACATCAAGTCCATCCCGACCGGGGCAGACACCGACTACGCCCTCGATCCGACGAAGCTGCTCGAGATCATGCaggccgacgtcgacgccggCCTCGTGCCGACCTACATCTGCGCCACGGTCGGCACTACCTCCTCCAACGCCGTCGACCCAGTGGGCGCCATTGCCGACGTCGCCGCCCGGTTCAGTGCGTGGGTGCACATCGACGCCGCCTACGCCGGCAGCGCGTGCATCTGTCCGGAGTTCCGGCaccacctcgccggcgtcgagcgCGTCGACTCCATCAGCATGAGCCCTCACAAGTGGCTCATGACGTGCCTCGACTGCACCTGCCTCTGGGTGCGCGACACGCACCGGCTCACCGGCTCGCTGGAGACGAACCCGGAGTACCTCAAGAACGACGCCAGCGAGTCCGGCACCGTCACCGACCTCAAGGACATGCAGGTCGGCGTCGGCCGCCGCTTCCGGGGCCTCAAGCTCTGGATGGTCATGCGCACCTACGGCGCCGCCAAGCTCCAGGAGCACATCCGGAGCGACGTCGCCATGGCCAAGATGTTCGAGGACGCCGTGCGCGCCGACGACCGGTTCGAGGTCGTGGTGCCGAGGAACTTCGCGCTTGTCTGCTTCAGGATCAAGCCCCAGGGCGCCATGACGGAGGAGGACGCCGACGCGGCCAACCGCGAGCTCATGGAGCGCCTTAACAGGACCGGGAAGGCGTACCTGGCGCACACGGCGATCGGCGGCAAGTTTGTGCTGCGGTTCGCGGTGGGGTCGTCGCTGCAGGAGGAGAGGCACGTCCGGAGCGCGTGGGAGCTCATCAAGAAGACGACCGCCGAGATCATCAACAAGGGAGAGGTCGATAGTCGATACTGA